In Sandaracinaceae bacterium, the genomic window CGCTCCCGTCGGGGAGCGCGAGATCCGTCACGACCGCCGCGTAGGGGTCGTCGGCCTCGAGGCGCGCCAGGGCCGCGGTGCGAGTCTCCGCGGTGGTCACGTCGTAGCCGGAGCGCCGCAGCAGCACGCTGAGCATCTCTCGGAGGGCCGCTTCGTCGTCGCATACGAGGATCCGGGCCGGCATCGGTGGCGCAGACTACCATGTGACTCCGCGCGAGCCTTTGACCGGTGATGGGGTCTTCGTCGATGCTCGCGCCGCATGCCTCCCCAGAAACGCGCCTCGCTCCACGCAGCGCTGCTGCTCTCGGGCTTCGCCGCGCTGGTCTACGAGCTGAGCTGGACGCGCATGCTGCAGCGCGTGTTCGGCGTCGGCGATCTCGCGGTCGCCACCGTGCTCGCCGCGTTCTTCGGCGGGCTCGGGCTCGGGAGCTGGCTCGCGTCGCGGTACGCCGAGCGGGTCACGCGACCCGCCCGCGCCTACGCGGCGCTCGAGCTGGCCATCGCGGCCTTCGCGTTCGTCTCGCCGTTCCTCGTGCCGTGGGTCGGGCACGCCTACACCGCCGTCGGCCAGGACGCCTCGGGGGAGCTGCTCTCGGCGTGGCGGCTCGGCGTGGCGCTGCTCCTGCTCCTGCCTCCCACCGTGCTGATGGGCGCGACCCTGCCCATCCTCGCGAAGGTCGTGTCCGAGGGCGCGTGGGCGAAGGAGGTCACGGGGCTCTACGTGACGAACACGCTGGGCGCGGTCCTCGGCGCCGGCGCGGCGGGGCTCTGGCTCCTGCCCCGCGTGGGCGGGCGGATCTCGACCTGGATCGCCGCGGGGGCGAGCCTCGCGGCCGCGGCGCTCGTCGTCGCCATGTTTCGTGGGACGTCGACCGCCCCGCGGGACACGGGCGCGGCGGAGGCTGCGCCCGACGCCGGAGGAGGCACCGCGGGGATCGCGTTCGCCGCCTCGCTCGCCGCGGGCACCGGCCTCGCTTCGCTCGCGGGCGAGGTGCTCTGGACCCGGCTGCTGCGAACCGTGCTGCACGCCACCACGCAGGCGTTCGCGGCCATGCTGGTCTGCTACCTGCTGGGCATCGCGCTCGGGGGCCTGCTGGCGCGGCGCCTGGCGCGCTCGAAGGCCGGCGCCGCCACCGCGCTCGCGGGCACGCAGCTCCTCGCGGGCATCATGACGGTCGGCGCGATGGCGTTCCTGCCGCACCTCGTCCGCGTGGTGCCGCTCCTTCGAGGCCAGCCGAGCTTCGTGCCGCACGAGCCGAGCGTGATCCTGGCCGTGGCCGCGGCGCTGCTCCTGCCGCTCGCGCTCGTGCTCGGCACGGGCCTGCCGCTCGCGTGGAAGCTCGCCGAGAGTGACGACGCGGGCGCCGCGCGCGGGACGGGCGCGCTCCTCGCCGCCAACACGCTCGGCGGCCTGGTCGGCTCGCTCCTCGCGGGCTTCGCGCTCGTGCCGCTGGTGGGGATCGAGGCGTCGCTCTTCGTGGTCGTCTTCATCCACATGCTGGTGGCCGGCCTGGCCGCGCGCCGGGCGGCGAAGGAGCGCTCTCCCGTCACGCGCGCGCTCGTCACGACCGGGCCGCTCATCGTCGCGGTGCTCCTCATCTCGACCCAGCCCACCGTCGACCTGCCCTACCTCCTGCGGGCCAACGAGAACGGGCTCGCGGCGCTCGTGCAGGGGCCGGGCGAGGCTTGGCGCGAGCCCATCGTGTTCCTGCGCGAGGGCCGGAGCGCGACGGTCACGGTCGAGCGTCGGCCGACGGGCCTGCGGCTCTACAATGACGGCCGCCCGGAGTCGGGCTTCGGGAGCTCCGAGCCGGGCTTCGGCCCCGAGCTGGCGCTGCTCGGCGGGATGCCGACGCTGTTCGGCGCCGCGCAGGGGCGCGCGATGGTGATCGGCCTCGGGGCCGGCCACACCACCAGCCTGCTGCTCGCGGGCGGCTTCGAGCGCGTGGACGTGGTGGAGCTCGAGGCGGGCATCGTCGAGGCCGCCCGCCTGATGCACGAGGCCCGCGAGACGCCGTTCCCGCTCGACGATCCGCGCGCGCGCCTCGTCATCGACGACGCCCGCAACCGGCTCGCGCTCGCCGACGCGGGCACCTACGACGCGGTCGTCAGTCAGCCGTCCCACCCTTGGCTGGCCGGCTCGAGCGCGCTCTACACCCGGGAGTTCTTCGAGGAGGTCGATCGGGCGCTGAGCGACGGCGGGGTCTTCTCGCTCTGGGTGAACCTCTTCCGCATCCGACCTCGGCACGTGCAGGCCGTGGTGCGAACCCTGACCGAGGTCTTCCCGCACGTGCAGGGCTTCATCACCGAGCAGTCGAGCTTGCTGCTGTGCGCGACCAAGCACCCCGCCGAGTGGGGCGACGGGCTGGACGCCGCGATCGCGCGGCTGGAGCGCTACCTCGGCCCACAGCAGATCGCCGACCGCGCCGCCCTCGCGCGCCACCTCGAGCTGGACGGAGCGGCCGCGCGGGCCCTGGGGGCGGGCGGCGAGGTCATCGTGGACGACCGGCCGATGCTGGAATTCGAGCTCGCGCGCACGCCGCCCGGCACCGCGGTGGTGCCCCCCATGCTCGACCGGCTGGTCCGGCAGGCGCCCTGGTGGTCGGAGCCCTTCGCCGAGCGCTGGTCGGGCGGCGACCGCAGCGCCGCCTTCCTCGGCCGGGTGAGCGCGGTGGAGGCGAGGCCGTTGGCCCTCGAGCGCGTCGCGGACTCGCTGCCGCACGCGGGATTGTCGGACGCCGGGCGACGGCTGGTCAGCGGCGCC contains:
- a CDS encoding fused MFS/spermidine synthase yields the protein MPPQKRASLHAALLLSGFAALVYELSWTRMLQRVFGVGDLAVATVLAAFFGGLGLGSWLASRYAERVTRPARAYAALELAIAAFAFVSPFLVPWVGHAYTAVGQDASGELLSAWRLGVALLLLLPPTVLMGATLPILAKVVSEGAWAKEVTGLYVTNTLGAVLGAGAAGLWLLPRVGGRISTWIAAGASLAAAALVVAMFRGTSTAPRDTGAAEAAPDAGGGTAGIAFAASLAAGTGLASLAGEVLWTRLLRTVLHATTQAFAAMLVCYLLGIALGGLLARRLARSKAGAATALAGTQLLAGIMTVGAMAFLPHLVRVVPLLRGQPSFVPHEPSVILAVAAALLLPLALVLGTGLPLAWKLAESDDAGAARGTGALLAANTLGGLVGSLLAGFALVPLVGIEASLFVVVFIHMLVAGLAARRAAKERSPVTRALVTTGPLIVAVLLISTQPTVDLPYLLRANENGLAALVQGPGEAWREPIVFLREGRSATVTVERRPTGLRLYNDGRPESGFGSSEPGFGPELALLGGMPTLFGAAQGRAMVIGLGAGHTTSLLLAGGFERVDVVELEAGIVEAARLMHEARETPFPLDDPRARLVIDDARNRLALADAGTYDAVVSQPSHPWLAGSSALYTREFFEEVDRALSDGGVFSLWVNLFRIRPRHVQAVVRTLTEVFPHVQGFITEQSSLLLCATKHPAEWGDGLDAAIARLERYLGPQQIADRAALARHLELDGAAARALGAGGEVIVDDRPMLEFELARTPPGTAVVPPMLDRLVRQAPWWSEPFAERWSGGDRSAAFLGRVSAVEARPLALERVADSLPHAGLSDAGRRLVSGAIAEARGDVRGALEAYDAAADPRAASRADRLRLAEDMPRRALRVAASRSTDPELAAPLLRAALRVDAPWAYAIAIEVAERVARPEEQALRQLVSLHAAEPCRPWRVARPGVEGLARGVGEVAFVARVCADAEGDREAAIRLSTLSVRARRAAAEAAWEAGERCRAGGNGGCALMNLRRALRTYPSHSRAAASLATLLVASGRRDDARAVLLETLEATEGIDTSRQRLAAAAAQLGIELPGLSAPVTESPTSIAPSSQD